The following coding sequences are from one Haliotis asinina isolate JCU_RB_2024 chromosome 3, JCU_Hal_asi_v2, whole genome shotgun sequence window:
- the LOC137278610 gene encoding aryl hydrocarbon receptor nuclear translocator homolog isoform X3 yields MATAALSPGPSGSAGTPDSGKGSRKRNRGKESDDEDSQGGSFGNNLEQADKERFARESHCEIERRRRNKMTAYINELCDMVPTCSTLARKPDKLTILRMAVSHMKTLRGTGNTNTDGSYKPSFLTDQELKHLILEAADGFLFVVQCDTGRIIYVSDSITPVLNQSQSDWFANVLYDLVHPDDVDKVREQLSTTESQNTGRILDLKTGTVKKEGHQSSIRLCMGSRRGFICRMKMGSVQVDPMTANHTVRIRQRNTLGPSHDGNHYSVVHVTGYIKNWPPSSVQIDRPDSDEHGGSHCCLVAIGRLQVTSTPNCSDMLGPNASSEFISRHSVDGKFTFVDQRVTAVLGYQPQELLGKSAFDFYHPEDQAHMKDTFDQVLKLKGQVMSIMYRFRASNRDWVWLRTSSFSFQNPYTDEVEYIVCTNSSAKSVQQGPSAAIPNPGDQSAEPTPTINTYPANRTMPTDIRKDYAEAPSYPSDTSRFIAPDVYSQYQQPTIRYPSHSSSMGLSQTSTVPSVGPGVMRRSPAQPSGWSGTYSRESGPDFIGAGAGAPQGYSQISPNTNSPVGPSTGSAIPAGAPSCQHLAYRSSSTGNPTLWGQWQQGTSGDVAAAAQAAAVQQQAQQQAQQQAQQQAQQHQGQEEFSDVFRMLDQPASEFNDLGMFPNFTE; encoded by the exons ATGGCAACGGCCGCTTTATCACCTGGGCCGTCAGGATCTGCAG gcACACCTGATAGTGGTAAAGGATCTAGGAAAAGAAACCGAGGGAAAGA GTCTGACGATGAAGACAGTCAGGGAGGATCGTTCGGCAACAATCTGGAGCAAGCTGATAAAGAGAGGTTTGCTAG AGAGAGTCACTGTGAGATCGAGCGGCGGCGGCGGAACAAGATGACAGCATATATCAACGAATTATGTGATATGGTGCCTACCTGCAGCACCCTGGCCCGAAAACCAGACAAGCTGACCATTCTTAGAATGGCAGTCTCTCACATGAAGACACTTCGAG GCACTGGCAACACTAACACAGATGGATCGTACAAGCCATCATTCTTGACAGACCAGGAGTTAAAACATCTAATCCTTGAG gctgcagaTGGATTCCTGTTTGTTGTGCAGTGTGATACAGGGCGTATTATCTATGTGTCTGACTCTATAACACCAGTCCTCAACCAGTCACAG TCTGACTGGTTTGCAAATGTCTTGTATGACCTCGTCCACCCTGATGATGTGGACAAAGTGAGAGAGCAGCTTTCTACAACCGAATCTCAAAACACAGGACGGATCCTAGATCTCAAAA ctGGTACTGTGAAGAAAGAAGGTCACCagt CCTCAATCCGCCTTTGTATGGGATCTCGTCGTGGTTTCATCTGTCGTATGAAAATGGGCAGTGTACAAGTAGATCCGATGACAGCTAATCACACAGTTCGGATACGACAGAGAAACACTTTAGGACCTTCCCATGACGGCAATCACTACTCTGTTGTTCATGTCACTGGATACATCAAGAACTGGCCGCCTTCAA GTGTACAGATAGATCGTCCTGACAGTGATGAGCATGGTGGAAGTCATTGTTGTCTTGTAGCCATTGGTCGGCTCCAGGTGACTAGTACACCAAACTGCAGTGACATGCTTGGACCTAATGCTTCCTCAGAATTCATATCACGACACAGTGTAGATGGGAAGTTCACTTTTGTGGACCAAAG AGTAACAGCTGTGTTGGGTTATCAGCCCCAAGAACTGCTAGGAAAGTCTGCCTTCGATTTCTACCATCCTGAGGATCAAGCTCACATGAAGGACACATTTGATCAAG TGCTGAAGTTGAAAGGACAGGTGAtgtcgattatgtacagattcCGAGCCTCAAACCGAGACTGGGTGTGGCTCCGCACCAGTAGCTTCAGCTTCCAGAACCCCTACACTGATGAAGTCGAGTACATTGTCTGCACAAACTCATCAGCAAA GAGTGTCCAGCAAGGTCCTTCTGCTGCAATTCCGAACCCAGGTGACCAGTCAGCCGAACCTACTCCAACCATCAACACATATCCTGCCAACCGTACCATGCCCACAGATATCAGGAAGGATTATGCTGAAGCACCGTCTTATCCCTCCGATACCAGCCGTTTTATTGCCCCTGATGTTTACTCTCAATACCAACAGCCCACAATTAGGTACCCCAGTCATTCTTCCAGCATGGGTCTGTCCCAGACCTCCACAGTGCCTTCTGTCGGACCAGGGGTCATGAGGAGGAGCCCCGCCCAACCATCTGGCTGGTCAGGCACATATTCCCGAGAG AGTGGACCGGATTTCATTGGGGCAGGAGCAGGTGCCCCTCAGGGCTACAGTCAGATCAGCCCCAACACCAACTCCCCAG TGGGTCCCAGCACCGGTAGTGCCATCCCAGCAGGTGCCCCCTCCTGTCAACACCTCGCTTATCGGTCCTCCTCCACAGGAAACCCCACTCTCTGGGGACAGTGGCAGCAGGGGACCTCCGGTGATGTGGCAGCAGCAGCGCAGGCAGCAGCAGTGCAACAGCAGGCTCAGCAACAGGCACAGCAGCAGGCACAACAGCAGGCACAGCAACATCAAGGGCAGGAAGAATTCAGTGACGTGTTCAGAATGCTGGATCAACCTGCCTCTGAATTCAACGACTTGGGAATGTTTCCTAACTTTACAGAATGA
- the LOC137278610 gene encoding aryl hydrocarbon receptor nuclear translocator homolog isoform X2 produces MATAALSPGPSGSAGTPDSGKGSRKRNRGKESDDEDSQGGSFGNNLEQADKERFASTLLARESHCEIERRRRNKMTAYINELCDMVPTCSTLARKPDKLTILRMAVSHMKTLRGTGNTNTDGSYKPSFLTDQELKHLILEAADGFLFVVQCDTGRIIYVSDSITPVLNQSQSDWFANVLYDLVHPDDVDKVREQLSTTESQNTGRILDLKTGTVKKEGHQSSIRLCMGSRRGFICRMKMGSVQVDPMTANHTVRIRQRNTLGPSHDGNHYSVVHVTGYIKNWPPSSVQIDRPDSDEHGGSHCCLVAIGRLQVTSTPNCSDMLGPNASSEFISRHSVDGKFTFVDQRVTAVLGYQPQELLGKSAFDFYHPEDQAHMKDTFDQVLKLKGQVMSIMYRFRASNRDWVWLRTSSFSFQNPYTDEVEYIVCTNSSAKSVQQGPSAAIPNPGDQSAEPTPTINTYPANRTMPTDIRKDYAEAPSYPSDTSRFIAPDVYSQYQQPTIRYPSHSSSMGLSQTSTVPSVGPGVMRRSPAQPSGWSGTYSRESGPDFIGAGAGAPQGYSQISPNTNSPVGPSTGSAIPAGAPSCQHLAYRSSSTGNPTLWGQWQQGTSGDVAAAAQAAAVQQQAQQQAQQQAQQQAQQHQGQEEFSDVFRMLDQPASEFNDLGMFPNFTE; encoded by the exons ATGGCAACGGCCGCTTTATCACCTGGGCCGTCAGGATCTGCAG gcACACCTGATAGTGGTAAAGGATCTAGGAAAAGAAACCGAGGGAAAGA GTCTGACGATGAAGACAGTCAGGGAGGATCGTTCGGCAACAATCTGGAGCAAGCTGATAAAGAGAGGTTTGCTAG TACGCTACTTGCCAGAGAGAGTCACTGTGAGATCGAGCGGCGGCGGCGGAACAAGATGACAGCATATATCAACGAATTATGTGATATGGTGCCTACCTGCAGCACCCTGGCCCGAAAACCAGACAAGCTGACCATTCTTAGAATGGCAGTCTCTCACATGAAGACACTTCGAG GCACTGGCAACACTAACACAGATGGATCGTACAAGCCATCATTCTTGACAGACCAGGAGTTAAAACATCTAATCCTTGAG gctgcagaTGGATTCCTGTTTGTTGTGCAGTGTGATACAGGGCGTATTATCTATGTGTCTGACTCTATAACACCAGTCCTCAACCAGTCACAG TCTGACTGGTTTGCAAATGTCTTGTATGACCTCGTCCACCCTGATGATGTGGACAAAGTGAGAGAGCAGCTTTCTACAACCGAATCTCAAAACACAGGACGGATCCTAGATCTCAAAA ctGGTACTGTGAAGAAAGAAGGTCACCagt CCTCAATCCGCCTTTGTATGGGATCTCGTCGTGGTTTCATCTGTCGTATGAAAATGGGCAGTGTACAAGTAGATCCGATGACAGCTAATCACACAGTTCGGATACGACAGAGAAACACTTTAGGACCTTCCCATGACGGCAATCACTACTCTGTTGTTCATGTCACTGGATACATCAAGAACTGGCCGCCTTCAA GTGTACAGATAGATCGTCCTGACAGTGATGAGCATGGTGGAAGTCATTGTTGTCTTGTAGCCATTGGTCGGCTCCAGGTGACTAGTACACCAAACTGCAGTGACATGCTTGGACCTAATGCTTCCTCAGAATTCATATCACGACACAGTGTAGATGGGAAGTTCACTTTTGTGGACCAAAG AGTAACAGCTGTGTTGGGTTATCAGCCCCAAGAACTGCTAGGAAAGTCTGCCTTCGATTTCTACCATCCTGAGGATCAAGCTCACATGAAGGACACATTTGATCAAG TGCTGAAGTTGAAAGGACAGGTGAtgtcgattatgtacagattcCGAGCCTCAAACCGAGACTGGGTGTGGCTCCGCACCAGTAGCTTCAGCTTCCAGAACCCCTACACTGATGAAGTCGAGTACATTGTCTGCACAAACTCATCAGCAAA GAGTGTCCAGCAAGGTCCTTCTGCTGCAATTCCGAACCCAGGTGACCAGTCAGCCGAACCTACTCCAACCATCAACACATATCCTGCCAACCGTACCATGCCCACAGATATCAGGAAGGATTATGCTGAAGCACCGTCTTATCCCTCCGATACCAGCCGTTTTATTGCCCCTGATGTTTACTCTCAATACCAACAGCCCACAATTAGGTACCCCAGTCATTCTTCCAGCATGGGTCTGTCCCAGACCTCCACAGTGCCTTCTGTCGGACCAGGGGTCATGAGGAGGAGCCCCGCCCAACCATCTGGCTGGTCAGGCACATATTCCCGAGAG AGTGGACCGGATTTCATTGGGGCAGGAGCAGGTGCCCCTCAGGGCTACAGTCAGATCAGCCCCAACACCAACTCCCCAG TGGGTCCCAGCACCGGTAGTGCCATCCCAGCAGGTGCCCCCTCCTGTCAACACCTCGCTTATCGGTCCTCCTCCACAGGAAACCCCACTCTCTGGGGACAGTGGCAGCAGGGGACCTCCGGTGATGTGGCAGCAGCAGCGCAGGCAGCAGCAGTGCAACAGCAGGCTCAGCAACAGGCACAGCAGCAGGCACAACAGCAGGCACAGCAACATCAAGGGCAGGAAGAATTCAGTGACGTGTTCAGAATGCTGGATCAACCTGCCTCTGAATTCAACGACTTGGGAATGTTTCCTAACTTTACAGAATGA
- the LOC137278610 gene encoding aryl hydrocarbon receptor nuclear translocator homolog isoform X1 has translation MATAALSPGPSGSAGTPDSGKGSRKRNRGKESDDEDSQGGSFGNNLEQADKERFASTLLARESHCEIERRRRNKMTAYINELCDMVPTCSTLARKPDKLTILRMAVSHMKTLRGTGNTNTDGSYKPSFLTDQELKHLILEAADGFLFVVQCDTGRIIYVSDSITPVLNQSQSDWFANVLYDLVHPDDVDKVREQLSTTESQNTGRILDLKTGTVKKEGHQSSIRLCMGSRRGFICRMKMGSVQVDPMTANHTVRIRQRNTLGPSHDGNHYSVVHVTGYIKNWPPSKLLVTGVQIDRPDSDEHGGSHCCLVAIGRLQVTSTPNCSDMLGPNASSEFISRHSVDGKFTFVDQRVTAVLGYQPQELLGKSAFDFYHPEDQAHMKDTFDQVLKLKGQVMSIMYRFRASNRDWVWLRTSSFSFQNPYTDEVEYIVCTNSSAKSVQQGPSAAIPNPGDQSAEPTPTINTYPANRTMPTDIRKDYAEAPSYPSDTSRFIAPDVYSQYQQPTIRYPSHSSSMGLSQTSTVPSVGPGVMRRSPAQPSGWSGTYSRESGPDFIGAGAGAPQGYSQISPNTNSPVGPSTGSAIPAGAPSCQHLAYRSSSTGNPTLWGQWQQGTSGDVAAAAQAAAVQQQAQQQAQQQAQQQAQQHQGQEEFSDVFRMLDQPASEFNDLGMFPNFTE, from the exons ATGGCAACGGCCGCTTTATCACCTGGGCCGTCAGGATCTGCAG gcACACCTGATAGTGGTAAAGGATCTAGGAAAAGAAACCGAGGGAAAGA GTCTGACGATGAAGACAGTCAGGGAGGATCGTTCGGCAACAATCTGGAGCAAGCTGATAAAGAGAGGTTTGCTAG TACGCTACTTGCCAGAGAGAGTCACTGTGAGATCGAGCGGCGGCGGCGGAACAAGATGACAGCATATATCAACGAATTATGTGATATGGTGCCTACCTGCAGCACCCTGGCCCGAAAACCAGACAAGCTGACCATTCTTAGAATGGCAGTCTCTCACATGAAGACACTTCGAG GCACTGGCAACACTAACACAGATGGATCGTACAAGCCATCATTCTTGACAGACCAGGAGTTAAAACATCTAATCCTTGAG gctgcagaTGGATTCCTGTTTGTTGTGCAGTGTGATACAGGGCGTATTATCTATGTGTCTGACTCTATAACACCAGTCCTCAACCAGTCACAG TCTGACTGGTTTGCAAATGTCTTGTATGACCTCGTCCACCCTGATGATGTGGACAAAGTGAGAGAGCAGCTTTCTACAACCGAATCTCAAAACACAGGACGGATCCTAGATCTCAAAA ctGGTACTGTGAAGAAAGAAGGTCACCagt CCTCAATCCGCCTTTGTATGGGATCTCGTCGTGGTTTCATCTGTCGTATGAAAATGGGCAGTGTACAAGTAGATCCGATGACAGCTAATCACACAGTTCGGATACGACAGAGAAACACTTTAGGACCTTCCCATGACGGCAATCACTACTCTGTTGTTCATGTCACTGGATACATCAAGAACTGGCCGCCTTCAA AACTGTTGGTTACAGGTGTACAGATAGATCGTCCTGACAGTGATGAGCATGGTGGAAGTCATTGTTGTCTTGTAGCCATTGGTCGGCTCCAGGTGACTAGTACACCAAACTGCAGTGACATGCTTGGACCTAATGCTTCCTCAGAATTCATATCACGACACAGTGTAGATGGGAAGTTCACTTTTGTGGACCAAAG AGTAACAGCTGTGTTGGGTTATCAGCCCCAAGAACTGCTAGGAAAGTCTGCCTTCGATTTCTACCATCCTGAGGATCAAGCTCACATGAAGGACACATTTGATCAAG TGCTGAAGTTGAAAGGACAGGTGAtgtcgattatgtacagattcCGAGCCTCAAACCGAGACTGGGTGTGGCTCCGCACCAGTAGCTTCAGCTTCCAGAACCCCTACACTGATGAAGTCGAGTACATTGTCTGCACAAACTCATCAGCAAA GAGTGTCCAGCAAGGTCCTTCTGCTGCAATTCCGAACCCAGGTGACCAGTCAGCCGAACCTACTCCAACCATCAACACATATCCTGCCAACCGTACCATGCCCACAGATATCAGGAAGGATTATGCTGAAGCACCGTCTTATCCCTCCGATACCAGCCGTTTTATTGCCCCTGATGTTTACTCTCAATACCAACAGCCCACAATTAGGTACCCCAGTCATTCTTCCAGCATGGGTCTGTCCCAGACCTCCACAGTGCCTTCTGTCGGACCAGGGGTCATGAGGAGGAGCCCCGCCCAACCATCTGGCTGGTCAGGCACATATTCCCGAGAG AGTGGACCGGATTTCATTGGGGCAGGAGCAGGTGCCCCTCAGGGCTACAGTCAGATCAGCCCCAACACCAACTCCCCAG TGGGTCCCAGCACCGGTAGTGCCATCCCAGCAGGTGCCCCCTCCTGTCAACACCTCGCTTATCGGTCCTCCTCCACAGGAAACCCCACTCTCTGGGGACAGTGGCAGCAGGGGACCTCCGGTGATGTGGCAGCAGCAGCGCAGGCAGCAGCAGTGCAACAGCAGGCTCAGCAACAGGCACAGCAGCAGGCACAACAGCAGGCACAGCAACATCAAGGGCAGGAAGAATTCAGTGACGTGTTCAGAATGCTGGATCAACCTGCCTCTGAATTCAACGACTTGGGAATGTTTCCTAACTTTACAGAATGA
- the LOC137278610 gene encoding aryl hydrocarbon receptor nuclear translocator homolog isoform X4: protein MATAALSPGPSGSAGTPDSGKGSRKRNRGKESDDEDSQGGSFGNNLEQADKERFARESHCEIERRRRNKMTAYINELCDMVPTCSTLARKPDKLTILRMAVSHMKTLRGTGNTNTDGSYKPSFLTDQELKHLILEAADGFLFVVQCDTGRIIYVSDSITPVLNQSQSDWFANVLYDLVHPDDVDKVREQLSTTESQNTGRILDLKTGTVKKEGHQSSIRLCMGSRRGFICRMKMGSVQVDPMTANHTVRIRQRNTLGPSHDGNHYSVVHVTGYIKNWPPSSVQIDRPDSDEHGGSHCCLVAIGRLQVTSTPNCSDMLGPNASSEFISRHSVDGKFTFVDQRVTAVLGYQPQELLGKSAFDFYHPEDQAHMKDTFDQVLKLKGQVMSIMYRFRASNRDWVWLRTSSFSFQNPYTDEVEYIVCTNSSAKSVQQGPSAAIPNPGDQSAEPTPTINTYPANRTMPTDIRKDYAEAPSYPSDTSRFIAPDVYSQYQQPTIRYPSHSSSMGLSQTSTVPSVGPGVMRRSPAQPSGWSGTYSRESGPDFIGAGAGAPQGYSQISPNTNSPGNPTLWGQWQQGTSGDVAAAAQAAAVQQQAQQQAQQQAQQQAQQHQGQEEFSDVFRMLDQPASEFNDLGMFPNFTE from the exons ATGGCAACGGCCGCTTTATCACCTGGGCCGTCAGGATCTGCAG gcACACCTGATAGTGGTAAAGGATCTAGGAAAAGAAACCGAGGGAAAGA GTCTGACGATGAAGACAGTCAGGGAGGATCGTTCGGCAACAATCTGGAGCAAGCTGATAAAGAGAGGTTTGCTAG AGAGAGTCACTGTGAGATCGAGCGGCGGCGGCGGAACAAGATGACAGCATATATCAACGAATTATGTGATATGGTGCCTACCTGCAGCACCCTGGCCCGAAAACCAGACAAGCTGACCATTCTTAGAATGGCAGTCTCTCACATGAAGACACTTCGAG GCACTGGCAACACTAACACAGATGGATCGTACAAGCCATCATTCTTGACAGACCAGGAGTTAAAACATCTAATCCTTGAG gctgcagaTGGATTCCTGTTTGTTGTGCAGTGTGATACAGGGCGTATTATCTATGTGTCTGACTCTATAACACCAGTCCTCAACCAGTCACAG TCTGACTGGTTTGCAAATGTCTTGTATGACCTCGTCCACCCTGATGATGTGGACAAAGTGAGAGAGCAGCTTTCTACAACCGAATCTCAAAACACAGGACGGATCCTAGATCTCAAAA ctGGTACTGTGAAGAAAGAAGGTCACCagt CCTCAATCCGCCTTTGTATGGGATCTCGTCGTGGTTTCATCTGTCGTATGAAAATGGGCAGTGTACAAGTAGATCCGATGACAGCTAATCACACAGTTCGGATACGACAGAGAAACACTTTAGGACCTTCCCATGACGGCAATCACTACTCTGTTGTTCATGTCACTGGATACATCAAGAACTGGCCGCCTTCAA GTGTACAGATAGATCGTCCTGACAGTGATGAGCATGGTGGAAGTCATTGTTGTCTTGTAGCCATTGGTCGGCTCCAGGTGACTAGTACACCAAACTGCAGTGACATGCTTGGACCTAATGCTTCCTCAGAATTCATATCACGACACAGTGTAGATGGGAAGTTCACTTTTGTGGACCAAAG AGTAACAGCTGTGTTGGGTTATCAGCCCCAAGAACTGCTAGGAAAGTCTGCCTTCGATTTCTACCATCCTGAGGATCAAGCTCACATGAAGGACACATTTGATCAAG TGCTGAAGTTGAAAGGACAGGTGAtgtcgattatgtacagattcCGAGCCTCAAACCGAGACTGGGTGTGGCTCCGCACCAGTAGCTTCAGCTTCCAGAACCCCTACACTGATGAAGTCGAGTACATTGTCTGCACAAACTCATCAGCAAA GAGTGTCCAGCAAGGTCCTTCTGCTGCAATTCCGAACCCAGGTGACCAGTCAGCCGAACCTACTCCAACCATCAACACATATCCTGCCAACCGTACCATGCCCACAGATATCAGGAAGGATTATGCTGAAGCACCGTCTTATCCCTCCGATACCAGCCGTTTTATTGCCCCTGATGTTTACTCTCAATACCAACAGCCCACAATTAGGTACCCCAGTCATTCTTCCAGCATGGGTCTGTCCCAGACCTCCACAGTGCCTTCTGTCGGACCAGGGGTCATGAGGAGGAGCCCCGCCCAACCATCTGGCTGGTCAGGCACATATTCCCGAGAG AGTGGACCGGATTTCATTGGGGCAGGAGCAGGTGCCCCTCAGGGCTACAGTCAGATCAGCCCCAACACCAACTCCCCAG GAAACCCCACTCTCTGGGGACAGTGGCAGCAGGGGACCTCCGGTGATGTGGCAGCAGCAGCGCAGGCAGCAGCAGTGCAACAGCAGGCTCAGCAACAGGCACAGCAGCAGGCACAACAGCAGGCACAGCAACATCAAGGGCAGGAAGAATTCAGTGACGTGTTCAGAATGCTGGATCAACCTGCCTCTGAATTCAACGACTTGGGAATGTTTCCTAACTTTACAGAATGA